The following are encoded together in the Danaus plexippus chromosome 15, MEX_DaPlex, whole genome shotgun sequence genome:
- the LOC116766158 gene encoding cytochrome P450 CYP12A2-like isoform X2 encodes MNTIRRSVINIVVVNQRCLRFTSTNTIKDSEEGNNVKSWKEIPGPSTLPIIGQLHNFLPGGSLYGRFDEKLPGYLYETYGPIVRLEGNFGSPPMIFLYDAEPAMHIFRNENILPLRPGFQSLEYFRKTYNKKSDAVESTGLLTEHEEAWKKFRSAVNPVMLQPKTIKLYTGILAEVADDMISRMKNLRNKDNIIESELNMEMNLWSLESIGLVALGRRLNCFDPNLPEDSPVKELIKVVHEIFYCMYKLDFQPSLWRYFSTPAFKRAMKHYEDQIRLSEYFIEMAIKELKEEKKYQNGEKGILEKLLEIDQKVAVIMASDMLLAGVDTTATTIIALLYLLANNPEKQKKLRNEIMTAKDKRPYLRACIKESLRLLPVVGGNFRQTTKDYDVLGYRIPKKMFVVVANQYMSQMEKYYPKPHEFIPERWIVDKNDPLYYGNTHPFVHTPFGYGVRSCIGRRIAELEIETFAAKLIQNFDVRWFGPPIKVRATTLNYFVGPYNFIFNNV; translated from the exons ATGAATACAATCAGAAGATCAGTGATTAACATTGTCGTCGTAAACCAGCGATGTTTAAG ATTTACATCTACAAACACAATCAAAGATTCGGAGGAaggtaataatgttaaaagttGGAAGGAAATTCCTGGCCCATCTACTCTGCCCATTATTGGACAACTACATAATTTTTTGCCTGGAG GTTCATTGTACGGGAGATTTGATGAAAAGCTACCGGGTTATTTATACGAAACTTATGGGCCAATTGTGCGATTGGAGGGAAATTTTGGTTCACCACCAATGATATTTCTATATGATGCTGAACCAGCAATGCAT ATATTTCgcaatgaaaatattctacCACTACGCCCTGGGTTCCAGTCtcttgaatattttagaaaaacgtacaataaaaaaagtgatGCCGTTGAATCAACTGGCTTGTTGACGGA ACATGAAGAGGCTTGGAAAAAATTTCGATCTGCAGTTAATCCTGTAATGCTTCAaccaaaaactattaaattatatacaggtATTCTAGCAGAAGTGGCGGATGATATGATTTCAAG GATGaagaatttaagaaataaagataACATAATTGAAAGCGAATTGAATATGGAAATGAATCTCTGGTCACTAGAGTCTATCGGTCTTGTAGCATTAGGCAGACGTCTAAATTGCTTTGATCCAAATCTACCAGAAGATTCTCCAGTTAAAGAACTTATTAAAGTtgttcatgaaatattttattgtatgtacaAATTGGATTTCCAACCAAGTTTGTGGAGATATTTTTCAACCCCTGCTTTCAAAAGAGCTATGAAACACTATGAAGATCAGATCAG GCTCAGTGaatatttcatagaaatgGCTATCAAAGAACTAAAAgaagagaaaaaatatcagaatGGAGAAAAGGGGATTCTAGAAAAATTACTAGAAATCGATCAAAAGGTCGCAGTTATTATGGCGAGTGATATGCTGTTGGCTGGAGTCGATACg ACTGCCACTACTATAATAGCATTATTGTATCTTTTGGCAAACAACCCCGAAAAGCagaaaaaattaaggaatGAGATAATGACAGCGAAAGATAAACGACCGTACCTTAGAGCTTGTATAAAAGAATCCTTGAGATTATTGCCTGTAGTTGGGGGAAACTTCAGACAAACCACTAAGGACTATGACGTCCTTGGATACAGAATACCAAAAAAG ATGTTCGTCGTAGTTGCTAACCAGTACATGTCtcaaatggaaaaatattaccCCAAACCTCACGAGTTCATTCCTGAGAGATGGATTGTGGATAAAAACGATCCGCTGTATTATGGAAATACACACCCGTTCGTCCACACGCCTTTTGGATACGGAGTACGGAGTTGTATag ggCGTCGTATTGCTGAGTTGGAGATTGAAACTTTCGCGGCTAAGCTTATACAAAACTTCGATGTCCGGTGGTTTGGTCCACCGATAAAAGTTCGTGCAACTACCCTTAACTATTTTGTCGGACcctataatttcatttttaataacgtgTAG
- the LOC116766158 gene encoding cytochrome P450 CYP12A2-like isoform X1, with protein MNTIRRSVINIVVVNQRCLSFRFTSTNTIKDSEEGNNVKSWKEIPGPSTLPIIGQLHNFLPGGSLYGRFDEKLPGYLYETYGPIVRLEGNFGSPPMIFLYDAEPAMHIFRNENILPLRPGFQSLEYFRKTYNKKSDAVESTGLLTEHEEAWKKFRSAVNPVMLQPKTIKLYTGILAEVADDMISRMKNLRNKDNIIESELNMEMNLWSLESIGLVALGRRLNCFDPNLPEDSPVKELIKVVHEIFYCMYKLDFQPSLWRYFSTPAFKRAMKHYEDQIRLSEYFIEMAIKELKEEKKYQNGEKGILEKLLEIDQKVAVIMASDMLLAGVDTTATTIIALLYLLANNPEKQKKLRNEIMTAKDKRPYLRACIKESLRLLPVVGGNFRQTTKDYDVLGYRIPKKMFVVVANQYMSQMEKYYPKPHEFIPERWIVDKNDPLYYGNTHPFVHTPFGYGVRSCIGRRIAELEIETFAAKLIQNFDVRWFGPPIKVRATTLNYFVGPYNFIFNNV; from the exons ATGAATACAATCAGAAGATCAGTGATTAACATTGTCGTCGTAAACCAGCGATGTTTAAG TTTCAGATTTACATCTACAAACACAATCAAAGATTCGGAGGAaggtaataatgttaaaagttGGAAGGAAATTCCTGGCCCATCTACTCTGCCCATTATTGGACAACTACATAATTTTTTGCCTGGAG GTTCATTGTACGGGAGATTTGATGAAAAGCTACCGGGTTATTTATACGAAACTTATGGGCCAATTGTGCGATTGGAGGGAAATTTTGGTTCACCACCAATGATATTTCTATATGATGCTGAACCAGCAATGCAT ATATTTCgcaatgaaaatattctacCACTACGCCCTGGGTTCCAGTCtcttgaatattttagaaaaacgtacaataaaaaaagtgatGCCGTTGAATCAACTGGCTTGTTGACGGA ACATGAAGAGGCTTGGAAAAAATTTCGATCTGCAGTTAATCCTGTAATGCTTCAaccaaaaactattaaattatatacaggtATTCTAGCAGAAGTGGCGGATGATATGATTTCAAG GATGaagaatttaagaaataaagataACATAATTGAAAGCGAATTGAATATGGAAATGAATCTCTGGTCACTAGAGTCTATCGGTCTTGTAGCATTAGGCAGACGTCTAAATTGCTTTGATCCAAATCTACCAGAAGATTCTCCAGTTAAAGAACTTATTAAAGTtgttcatgaaatattttattgtatgtacaAATTGGATTTCCAACCAAGTTTGTGGAGATATTTTTCAACCCCTGCTTTCAAAAGAGCTATGAAACACTATGAAGATCAGATCAG GCTCAGTGaatatttcatagaaatgGCTATCAAAGAACTAAAAgaagagaaaaaatatcagaatGGAGAAAAGGGGATTCTAGAAAAATTACTAGAAATCGATCAAAAGGTCGCAGTTATTATGGCGAGTGATATGCTGTTGGCTGGAGTCGATACg ACTGCCACTACTATAATAGCATTATTGTATCTTTTGGCAAACAACCCCGAAAAGCagaaaaaattaaggaatGAGATAATGACAGCGAAAGATAAACGACCGTACCTTAGAGCTTGTATAAAAGAATCCTTGAGATTATTGCCTGTAGTTGGGGGAAACTTCAGACAAACCACTAAGGACTATGACGTCCTTGGATACAGAATACCAAAAAAG ATGTTCGTCGTAGTTGCTAACCAGTACATGTCtcaaatggaaaaatattaccCCAAACCTCACGAGTTCATTCCTGAGAGATGGATTGTGGATAAAAACGATCCGCTGTATTATGGAAATACACACCCGTTCGTCCACACGCCTTTTGGATACGGAGTACGGAGTTGTATag ggCGTCGTATTGCTGAGTTGGAGATTGAAACTTTCGCGGCTAAGCTTATACAAAACTTCGATGTCCGGTGGTTTGGTCCACCGATAAAAGTTCGTGCAACTACCCTTAACTATTTTGTCGGACcctataatttcatttttaataacgtgTAG